A region from the Mercenaria mercenaria strain notata chromosome 7, MADL_Memer_1, whole genome shotgun sequence genome encodes:
- the LOC123554200 gene encoding uncharacterized protein LOC123554200 isoform X1 yields MHISELLVITALDKKNSSGQKSESIMEQMMKPVLILLFVCLSRTNGEDSETVLKVVPPNTAVQPGEKITLKCQHYPKDLNEDLKLEWFMPDGTIPISQLTANQSVINSTNSNILRYKSDNGTLTIDNVTLDDSGTYKCKKDDYETEVIVKVYNMPSYTTEIIVVLVINAVLVAIFILCAIWNFVRDQKERKQATRKRKLGHKEMITTSVKG; encoded by the coding sequence CTCAGGACAAAAATCAGAAAGCATAATGGAGCAAATGATGAAACCTGTTCTCATACTACTTTTTGTCTGCCTATCCAGAACCAATGGTGAAGATTCAGAAACTGTACTTAAGGTGGTGCCACCTAACACTGCTGTACAGCCAGGGGAGAAAATCACATTGAAATGCCAACATTATCCAAAGGACCTTAATGAAGACTTAAAGTTAGAATGGTTCATGCCGGATGGAACCATTCCAATCTCTCAACTTACTGCAAACCAGTCTGTGATAAACTCTACCAACTCAAATATTCTCCGATACAAATCTGACAATGGGACTCTGACTATTGACAATGTCACACTAGATGATTCAGGGACATACAAATGTAAGAAAGATGACTATGAAACTGAGGTCATTGTGAAGGTATATAACATGCCATCTTACACAACAGAAATAATTGTGGTATTAGTTATAAATGCAGTACTTGTAGCCATTTTTATCTTATGTGCAATCTGGAACTTCGTACGAGATCAAAAGGAGAGAAAACAAGCAACAAGAAAACGGAAACTTGGTCACAAAGAAATGATTACAACATCTGTAAAAGGCTGA
- the LOC123554200 gene encoding uncharacterized protein LOC123554200 isoform X2, whose amino-acid sequence MEQMMKPVLILLFVCLSRTNGEDSETVLKVVPPNTAVQPGEKITLKCQHYPKDLNEDLKLEWFMPDGTIPISQLTANQSVINSTNSNILRYKSDNGTLTIDNVTLDDSGTYKCKKDDYETEVIVKVYNMPSYTTEIIVVLVINAVLVAIFILCAIWNFVRDQKERKQATRKRKLGHKEMITTSVKG is encoded by the coding sequence ATGGAGCAAATGATGAAACCTGTTCTCATACTACTTTTTGTCTGCCTATCCAGAACCAATGGTGAAGATTCAGAAACTGTACTTAAGGTGGTGCCACCTAACACTGCTGTACAGCCAGGGGAGAAAATCACATTGAAATGCCAACATTATCCAAAGGACCTTAATGAAGACTTAAAGTTAGAATGGTTCATGCCGGATGGAACCATTCCAATCTCTCAACTTACTGCAAACCAGTCTGTGATAAACTCTACCAACTCAAATATTCTCCGATACAAATCTGACAATGGGACTCTGACTATTGACAATGTCACACTAGATGATTCAGGGACATACAAATGTAAGAAAGATGACTATGAAACTGAGGTCATTGTGAAGGTATATAACATGCCATCTTACACAACAGAAATAATTGTGGTATTAGTTATAAATGCAGTACTTGTAGCCATTTTTATCTTATGTGCAATCTGGAACTTCGTACGAGATCAAAAGGAGAGAAAACAAGCAACAAGAAAACGGAAACTTGGTCACAAAGAAATGATTACAACATCTGTAAAAGGCTGA